AACTGCAAAATTACTTAGATATTACAATTGATGTTCGGTTAGCGAAGTCTCGAAATCAATATCTATGCTTGAAGCGTTTGGAAGATGCGCAAAAAGATTTAGACAATGAATATTTCTTAGAGGAAATAGAGGATCTAATTCCTGACTTTGTTTATGGACATTCTTCTCTTCAGCAAATTTATCCATATGGGGAACGTAGTCAATTTCCTGGTGTAAGTGATGAAGATTGGCAAAAAGTGAATTATCATCCAACTCAACAATGTATGGTATGTGACGTGAGAAATCGATGTGGTCAAACGATTCACCGACAAAATTACCGTGAGTCCTCTGATTTGATCATTTGTTCACATGAGTTTCTAATGGAACATATATGGACAAAAGAATCGAGAATAAGAGAAGGGCAGCTCCCATTGCTTCCTGAAGTTTCGATGACAGTATTAGATGAAGGCCATTTATTGGAATTTGCAGCACAAAAAGCCCTTACGTATGAAATACAAAGTGAGACGCTTGTTCGTTTACTAGAAAGAATTATGGTAGATGGTATTAGAGAAAAAACATTATACTTAATGGAGCAATTACAAGAAACACATGATGAGATATTTGGTTTAATAAGAAAAAGTAGTATAACCCAAGATACTGAACGTATGACAATTGAAAAATCAGATTTACTGATACAAACATGTAAAAAAGCAATAAGAATCACTAATGACTTATTAGAAGAGTTTGTTTTTGAATCTGAACTATTCACGATTCCAGAATATGAACTACGTATGGTCGAGGAATTTTTAGAACAATATTCTTTCTCTTTACGCTTATTCACGGAAAAAGGGGATGGAGTAGAGTGGCTAGAAATAATTGATGGACATGAAACGTTAATCATTATGCCACGTTTAGTTACAGATATTTTAAATGAAAAACTATTCACTTCTAAAATGCCTATCATTTTCTCTTCCGCTACATTATCGATCCAAAAAGATTTTACGTATATTTCGGATTCATTAGGAGTAGAAAAGTTTCAATCATTTTCTGTAGCTTCGCCTTTTGATTATGATGAAGTGATGAAAATCTATGTGAAAAAAATAGAACAAGAAAACAAAACAACGTATGTTCATAAATTACTGGAAGAAAAACAACAGACATTAATTTTGTTTAAATCGAAAGCAGCAATGGATCAATTTAGATTATCTACCTCTAAAAAAAGCGATATCGTATTTGAAGGGGAACGTGAACTTTCTACTATTGTGAAAGAATTTCAAAATGGAGACTTTGCCACACTTTGTTCCTATCATTTATGGGAAGGTCTTGATTTACCAGAAAAAGCTTTAACGAGAGTCATTATTTTTGATTTACCTTTCCCGCCTGTTGATCCATTATTCGATGCAAAACGTACGTTTTCAAATGATCCATTTGAGGAAGTAGATTTACCGTTTATGCTATTAAGACTTCAGCAAGGAATTGGAAGACTTATTAGGACCTCTAATGATTATGGTGAGATTCATATTCTGCTAAATGCTGAAGAAGCTGAAACAGAAAAACGTTTTGTGAATATTTTGCCTACATCTATTCAACAATAATACACTTATGGTAAGCTAAAGTTGAAATGGACAAAAGGGGGATGTAATTTTGACACTTGAACAGCAGTTTCTAGACTATGTAAAAAAGATTGGTGCCTACAATGAAGCGTTAGGTGTTTTGTATTGGGATATGCGCACTGGAGCTCCAAAAAAGGGGATAGATCAGCGTTCTGAAGTTGTAGGTGTCCTTGCAACAGATGTATTTAATCTTTCTACTTCGGATGAATTAAAGCAATTATTAGATGAATTAGAACCAACGATAGATTCTGCTAATAATGTAACGAAACGGGTATTTGAAGAAGTAAAAAAACAATATGAATTAAGCAAAAAAATCCCTGCTGATGAATATAAAAAGTTTGTCATTATGCAATCTAAATCAGAATCTGTTTGGGAAGAAGCAAAATCCAAAAATGATTGGGGAATGTTCAAACCTTATTTAACGGAAATGGTTGAAACGTTAAAGAAATTCGTAACTTACTGGGGAGTTAAAGATGGCAATCCGTACAATGTCCTTTTAGATCAATATGAACCAGGGATGACGACGGAAGTTTTGGATACAGTATTTGGTGATCTAAGAAACCGCATTGTACCTTTATTGAAGAAAATTTCTGAATCTCCAAATCAACCAAAAACAGATTTCTTATTTAAACATTTTGATAAGAAACAACAAGAAGCATTTAGTCTAGATATACTTAAACAATTAGGTTATGATTTTGAAGCTGGTCGACTAGATGAAACGGTTCATCCATTTGCTACTGGTTTAAATCGTGGAGACGTACGAATTACAACAAAATACGATGAATCAGACTTCCGTTCTGCTGTCTTTGGTACCATTCATGAATGTGGTCATGCCATTTACGAACAGAATGTGGGAGAAGAGTTAACAGGAACACCTTTATCTGGTGGTGCTTCTATGGGAATTCATGAGTCACAATCATTGTTTTACGAAAATTTTGTAGGACGCAATCCGAAGTTTTGGGAACAAAACTATGGAAAATTACAAAGTTATTCTCCTGAGCAATTCGGAGACGTTGCAATGGAAGACTTTTTACGTGCCATTAATGAAGTGAAGCCTTCATTAATTAGAATAGAAGCTGACGAATTAACATACGCGCTACATATTATGATTCGTTACGAAATTGAAAAAGGTTTATTCAATGGAGATTTAAAAGTAGAAGAATTACCGGAGATTTGGAATGCAAAATATGAGGAATATCTTGGTGTTCGACCAGAGACAAATGCAGAAGGAATTCTACAAGACGTCCACTGGGCAGGGGCAAGTTTTGGTTATTTCCCATCCTATGCTTTAGGATATATGTATGCATCTCAATTTAAATCTGCAATGCTTAAAGACATTCCTAATTTTGACGAGCTATTTGAAAAAGGAGATTTATCTCCAATAAAAGATTGGCTTACAAAAAATGTCCATCAATATGGCGCACTTAAAAAACCACTTGAAATATTAAAAGATACGACAGGGGAAGGGCTTAACGGCAATTACCTTGCAGATTATTTAGAAGAAAAGTATACAAAATTATATCAATTATAATAAAGAATTAGAGAACAAGGCTGATATGTAAAGTGTTCGATTGTTGTTGAGAAATATTAGAAGTAACATAAAAATATACCCAAATAAATAGCAATATCAGTGATATATTTCCCCTTTAAGTAGACTGTGTACAAACCATGTTTTTATGGAACGATACACTGCCACTGGAGGGGTTTTTATAATGGAATCATGCGTAAAGATTTTAGGGATAGGCCTCGAAAACCAAATTACCTAACCCTTGAAAATAACAACCTTCAGATTCCAAATGTCCATAATTTTTGTCCTCCACTATAATTCCTTCACACGGATGTTAACTGGTTATGAACTAATTAGGTAAAATTGAATAGAATAAATAATACTTATGTCTAAAATAGCCAAGCATTAAAATTCATTTATTTATAAAAGGATGGAAATAACAAGTGAGGCTAAATGGGGGTAAATGGCAATTCAACGGATAAATTATTATGATATTTAGAAAATAAACCTTAAACAGTATTTATGTTTCCGTTGCTCCTAAATATTATTCTATTACCAAGGTGGGGATGACAATACCAGATAAAGAAAACGTAAGACGTTTACAGTTACTCCCGATTTTCAATATAAAAACAAGGAGGGCTGTATGACACTTCCTTGGTTTAATTATGAAGCAATGAATAAAATAAATATTAACCCAAAAATGGGAATTACGTCAACTATTACTCCTGATTTTCAACCGATTGACGAGGTAATGAAAGAAGGCGGTGACAATACTTTTAATTCTGATATTACAGTAGGTACTGTTGAAGTTGTTAAAATGGATGATTTGAGTAAAAGTATCTAATGAAAGGAAAGGCTTCAAAAGTCTAAAAAGATTTATTTTTACACAAAAAGTATAGCTGAAATTTCTAGTATCAATGAACGGACAGGTTCCTTTTTCGCTATCGAAAAACAAGGAACAACTTATAAAAGTGGAAAAATATAAGTACAAAAAAACCAATCTAAATAAAAAGAGAATTCAACACGAACATACAGTAAAAACGAAGAACAAACAGATGTTACACATGAATGATTTCTAAATGTTTTTGAAACTAACTATTCTAATGTGCCAAATAAATATGCAGAAGTACATTCGAAAACGATTAAAATTCCTTTCTCTACTTTCTCGGAAATTTATAATTTCCTTCATCGTCCAATTTTAAACAGTTCGGTTGTTGCATATGAAACTATAGAAAATCGCCAAATGGAAACCGTGGAAGAGCTGAGGGCAGTTTCTCAATCTGAACAAAATCTCGAAGTGGAAAATTTTATAGAGA
The nucleotide sequence above comes from Psychrobacillus glaciei. Encoded proteins:
- a CDS encoding ATP-dependent DNA helicase; this translates as MKKALPFQLSKDRSFFESLGDWMGDVLYDELPEKGFECRDEQIFMAYQIEKALKERNVLFAEAGVGTGKTIAYLLPAISYARYTGKPALIACADETLIEQLVKEAGDIFKLQNYLDITIDVRLAKSRNQYLCLKRLEDAQKDLDNEYFLEEIEDLIPDFVYGHSSLQQIYPYGERSQFPGVSDEDWQKVNYHPTQQCMVCDVRNRCGQTIHRQNYRESSDLIICSHEFLMEHIWTKESRIREGQLPLLPEVSMTVLDEGHLLEFAAQKALTYEIQSETLVRLLERIMVDGIREKTLYLMEQLQETHDEIFGLIRKSSITQDTERMTIEKSDLLIQTCKKAIRITNDLLEEFVFESELFTIPEYELRMVEEFLEQYSFSLRLFTEKGDGVEWLEIIDGHETLIIMPRLVTDILNEKLFTSKMPIIFSSATLSIQKDFTYISDSLGVEKFQSFSVASPFDYDEVMKIYVKKIEQENKTTYVHKLLEEKQQTLILFKSKAAMDQFRLSTSKKSDIVFEGERELSTIVKEFQNGDFATLCSYHLWEGLDLPEKALTRVIIFDLPFPPVDPLFDAKRTFSNDPFEEVDLPFMLLRLQQGIGRLIRTSNDYGEIHILLNAEEAETEKRFVNILPTSIQQ
- a CDS encoding carboxypeptidase M32, with translation MTLEQQFLDYVKKIGAYNEALGVLYWDMRTGAPKKGIDQRSEVVGVLATDVFNLSTSDELKQLLDELEPTIDSANNVTKRVFEEVKKQYELSKKIPADEYKKFVIMQSKSESVWEEAKSKNDWGMFKPYLTEMVETLKKFVTYWGVKDGNPYNVLLDQYEPGMTTEVLDTVFGDLRNRIVPLLKKISESPNQPKTDFLFKHFDKKQQEAFSLDILKQLGYDFEAGRLDETVHPFATGLNRGDVRITTKYDESDFRSAVFGTIHECGHAIYEQNVGEELTGTPLSGGASMGIHESQSLFYENFVGRNPKFWEQNYGKLQSYSPEQFGDVAMEDFLRAINEVKPSLIRIEADELTYALHIMIRYEIEKGLFNGDLKVEELPEIWNAKYEEYLGVRPETNAEGILQDVHWAGASFGYFPSYALGYMYASQFKSAMLKDIPNFDELFEKGDLSPIKDWLTKNVHQYGALKKPLEILKDTTGEGLNGNYLADYLEEKYTKLYQL